CATAAACCGACTTTAGATGATAACGCTTTCTTACATAGAATGACAAACAGATTAAGATTATATTAAATCTAGTAAATCCGCCTCCAACCTACTTGTAACGTCTTTTAGACGTGTTAGAATGATACTATACGTATCAGAGGAGGTGACAATACATGAGCCAAGAGGAAGAAGTTGTATCCCAAAATGAAGAAGAAATTGCCGAAGAGTCCACCGAAGAAGTGGTGAGCGAAGACGCGGCGGAAGAAGTAGCAGAAGCCCTTGAAGAAGTTGCAGCTGCTGAAGAAAATGAAGAATCCCAAGAGGAATAATCCTTTTATTTTAAAATAAAATCCCCCTCAGCCCTCCGGGTTGGGGGTTTATTGCGTTTATAAAAAAAATTTTAAACCTGTATGCATAAATATTCTGAACATTCAAATAATACTGGTGTACCAAAAAAAAGGAGATGATATGAATGGCTAGAAACAACACTTTAGTCGTACAACAAGCAAAGGCAGCATTGGATCAACTGAAGTACGAAGTCGCTCAGGAAATTGGTGTCCCTCTCTCCCCTAATGGCTACAACGGCAATTTGGCAACACGTGATGCTGGTGCAATTGGCGGCAACATCACGAAACGGTTAGTGCAAATAGCTGAGCAACAACTTTCCAGCTTCAAACGCTAATCCTTTGATGTAGGAGCAAGCTCAAAAAAGACTGATTCACTCGATCCTCCTTAGAGTGACTTCAGTCTTTTTCTTTTTTCTTCGAAATCATCCTATCTTCCTTCAAATTCCTCACCAATTTGCCCAATCCTATTCTTTTCACGCCGCACCTCTAGTATGATGGCCTTATCCGCTATCACCAAAAGGAGTGTTACTCATGACCGAACAATATGAAATTTTTCGAGACCCTTATCGCATGCTCATTCTTTTAGCTACCCTTGTGAGTGAACAGAAAGGAGAAAAAGAGCTTCGATTTGACCATGTTCCCTACTTTGAGAATGAGACGTTTCTGATCCAGCATGAAAAGTTTGTCTACAAAAAAGTGCCCACAGAAATAACCTGGTTCCAATTTCTCGGCAGAGATATTACCAGCAACCAAGATTACTCCCGTGAGGAATACAACAAGATGTTCGTTGATTGTCTGGCTTCGCTTTATCAGATCAAATAAGCCTTATACATAACCGCAAAAAAAAGCACGTCATGATCCATCATGACGTGCTTCGCTATTTGGGTTATTTCTTTTTAACTTCTTCAACGAACACGTCACTAGCATCACGGTTGCTGCCAAGCTCAAGGATCGTATACTTCTTTTCACCGATCATAATAACATCTTCCACTTCCGGCAATGGATCACCCAGATATACCGTGCCCAAATATACATTGCTGCTTTTCAAACGTAGATTCCATCGATGTTGTTGTTTCGTCATTTCCCTGATCCTCCCAAGCTCTATTGACATCAAGTTACCATAAATCACGCCAAGATGAAAGCCCCACTATTAAAGTAGTACCTAATTATGGTACATTAATGTCATGCTCGTTAAAGAAAGGTTGTCATCGACATGACTACACAAGGCCTATCGGAAGAAGAAATGTCCCTCCTGCTTGCCAAAAATGATGTAGGCATACAAGGCACACAAACGAATTCTCCTTACTTGCCTAGGTCAAAAAAGAAACGCAAATCACAACATTTGCTGCAAAAATTATTCCATTTTTGGCAAACTTAAATGTGCCCCCTGTATTGACAATTAGTCAATTCCTTGGTATATTACTAATTGTCTTCAAAAAACGACTTGTTAGCTCAGCTGGGAGAGCACTATCTTGACAGGGTAGGGGTCAGTGGTTCGAGCCCACTACAGGTCATCCTCGTTACGAAAGCGCGCTATATCAACGTTTGACTGTTCATTGGACTAACGTTGACAATACACAGGGTAGCGGTCGACCCGTACCTTGGGTAGCGCCTAAAAATACGTCTCTTATTCGATAACAATCGATAGGAGGCGTTTTTGTTTTGTCTACAGTAACTGATCCGCGAGCCAAACGTAAAGTAAAGAACGTTAGGACTGCTCTTCTCCCCGCTTATGATCTAGATGCGATGTTTGAGCGCTTCTACCACGCCAAGAGTTCCGAAGGTTTAGCTATTAAAACGTTAAAAAGCTACCGCGATAATTATGCGTTCTTTTGCCGCTTTTTGGACATACGGAAAATATACCGCGATATCCGTAACGTCACTCCCGATGTTCTGCGCGATTATATGTCCTACATGTTGCGGGATAAGATACGTTTCGAAGAGTGCGGTAAGTTTGCGCCCGAAAGCTCTAAGACGGCCGGGCTTTCCGCAACAACGGTTAATATCCGTCTGAAGCCACTGCGCACGATGTTCCGATTTCTAAAGAGCGAGGGTATTATCGAAATCGACCCGACTGAGAACGTTAAGCGCGCTACGGAGGAAGAGAAGAAAATCGATATTATGAACGTTGAACAAATTCGCGCGCTTCTTAATGCGCCTGATCAACGGACTTATGCCGGCTTTCGTGATTTTGTATTAATGAACGTATTGATAGATACTTTTGCACGCATATCAGAAACGCTCGCGATAAAAACGTCACAGGTAGATTTTTCGTTAGGAATGATATTCTTTCCAGCGCCAAATACTAAAGGCAAGCGAGATAATTCCGTCCCTATCACGCCGAATACACAGCGGCTCATCAAAGCATTAATTAAAGAGAACGAGGATATGGATTCTGAGTATCTGTTCTTGGCAAATTACGGTGAGCCCCTTACAGACAACCACTTTCGCCATCGGTTACAGGATCACGTTAAAAAAGCTCGCTTAGATATTCGCGTGCATCCGCACCTTTTCCGACACTCTGGCGCAACAATGTTTTTAGAGAATGGCGGCGACATACGTCATCTCGCTAAGATACTGAATCATAAAGATCTGCGTATTGTTACGCGCTATACCCACCTTTCAGATTCGTCAATCAAGCGCCAGCATGATCAGTATTCACCAATGAACGATATTGTCGGAAAACTTAACCGTGAGCGAAAAATCAATAGGCTTTAACATATTCCTTCTATTATAAGAGAGTCTTGCTTCCGTTCCCTCCGCGCGTTATAATTACGAATATACGTTCGTATACGGAGGTTTTACAAAATGTCTGCAACAAACGAAGAAATGACGCTTATACGCGAATCTGTTATACTCCCGTTCTTGTTACCGATCATTGCGCGCAATATAACCGAATTGGAAAACGGTAAAGGTAAGGATGCGCTGCTTAACCGCCTCTATCTTGCGGCGACCCAAGCGCTACATGATGATATCGAGGCGGACATACGCGCGATTAAGAAAACGCTAAAAGAACAGGATATCCGCGTATGGGAGGACGACAAAAGATCCCGCGAAGTAAACGCGAGATATTATCGGTTCGTTGTTCGCGGCTACGAAGAGAACTTCGGAATTATGCGGGAGATAGCTAGAGCGGAGATTAGCACACGATTAAAGTTGTATGTACGTAAAATAGAAAAAGCGTTCAGCCAACGGAGGTAAATTCCGCTAACTGAACGCTTTATTTTATTTTACTACAGTAGCATCATTTAAAAGCCAGGATGTTACGATGCCGCCTTGTTCAACCAAAGTTCCTTTGATTGTGATTGCATCACCTTTATTCAACTTAGTAATGTCTGTTTTATCGGAGGCACTAAGTGTGAATGAAGCGTAATCCGCAGCACTACCGACATGAATGACGACGTGTCGAGCTTTATTCTCAGACTCAGCTACGAAGGCATTTTGGACCGTACCTGACCAAGTAACTTCAGTACCTTTCAGCGTACTGAAATATTCAGTTTGTTGCACACTTGTACGCTTATCGAATTCTTTTTTAAATGCGGTAAAGCCTCCGCCACTTGGCGATGTAATAGGTTGATTTTGATTACATCCTGTTAAAGCAATTATGGCAACTACTATTAGGCAAAACAATACCCCTTTAAGTCTCATTAGATGTCCATCCCTTTTCCATATGTTACCGTTATTGTATAACGTTTTGTACGCTGTGCCTAGTCCGAAAGTTACATTGAGCTTCCTGTAAACGCAAAAAAGCGCCACCCTCCGCGATTAAACGGAAGATGGCGCTCGTTGTTTACGTATTACTTTCGGAAGTCGGCCGGCATTTCAACGTCACCGATTCCGCCCTTCATGATTACGAAGAATACGAATGCTACGGAAAAAGAAGCTACGGACATAAATTTCGCGATATTTTTCATTGGATGATTTCCCCTTTATTATATGTTTTAGTTTGCGTTTATTCCTGTAAGCTGCGCTACTCCGTTGGTAATTCCGCCGCTTTACGTAATTCATTCGCGAGCCAATTTAGGTATGTTCGCTGCTTCGCGTCATCGGTCGCGTGCCAAGCCGGTGAAATCCACGTATTTATTACCGTTTGCGCAACGCCTGGGTCCAGTTTCAAGCCGCCCACCTCCTTATCGTAATCCGCGTACTGTGACGCGAGTGCTACGATCTTGCCCGCATAAAACGGATCGGTCGCGTATCCAGACGCATAGAGCGCCACCGCTTGTTCCGACGGACTCTTCGCGTTTCTTACTCGCTCATAGCGTGCAGTCCCGAATAGCAAGTCCTGATCGCGGAAGCAATCCTCGACGGAATCATACGCGCGCCAATTCGCAGTGACGTTATCGTAGCGAACGCCATCATAAACTTCCCACGTTTTCGTACTTACGCTGCGACCGCGCCAATATGCGTTAGTCTGACCGCCGCCAACTTTGAAGCCTACGAGGTTATTCCACGCGTTGATTGCGCCGCCAGTTTCGAGCAAAGCCTGCGCGATACGGATTGACGGAAATATCGGCGATCCTTCAGCGCGAAGTTTGGTTGCGACTGGCGCGATTATACCGATGAATTCTGCGCGGTTCATTACGCCACCCTCCCCGTCCACATGTCGCTAATCATGCGGCCAACGTAGGCCATCGGTAGATAAAAGTAACCACCGTCGCCCCAATCCGCGCCCCATGAATTGCGGCAAATAATGTATTCAATTCCGTTAATTTGCGTATATCCCATCGCCAGGACCGCGTGACCGCCTAGCGCATATTCCTTCGTGCGATCCGGGATTGGGACGATGCCCGTCCGCGCTACCTCCAAACTCTCAAAACTTTCGTAGATTTCGATGCCGATAACGACCGGATATCCTTCCGCGAGCGACTCTTTTAGTTGCTGCGGATTGTTAGCATTAAGCCTGCGGTACGATGCGATTTTGTGACAGGCTGCGGCTTCTTCCGCTTCGGCTGAAGGTGTATTTCTAAACGTAGATTCAACGTAGGGGAACTCGCCTTCCCCGGCACAACCGCGTTGCTGAAGGATCTTAAAGCCATCGCGAAGAAACGCGCCAGAATCGTAATCGACTGTGCCTTCGAGATTGCGTTCGTGCCAGTAAAGGTACAAGCGCGAATACTCGAAATGCAATCCGGATTGGTATCCGAAGTTTTTATCGAGGTATGACAGGAACGCACAAATTGCGTTAGCCGTACACGAACCTAGCGCGCCTTGCTCGAATATGGCCGCCGCGTCTCTCGGACGTAAATCGACGGACTCCGGAAGGACCGCCGCTCTACTTACGAATAAGAGATCGCGCGAATCTTCTGGATCACGTTTTAACGCATACCTACGCGTTGTCATTTCGAGTCGCCTCCGCTGCCCGTCCGATTTTTAAGCACCGCGATCGCATTCGTGATGACTGGCGGCAGCGGCAAGCCGAGTCGGCCGTAGTTTTCCGTAATCGACAGTAGTTCGTTCGCGAGGAATGCGTAAATAGCGCCAGTCATAATGAGATCCGTTCCGACGACAACGTCAAGTCTATGCGCGAGTAAGATCGCAAGTAACGCGAGGATTTTACGGAAGAGGCCCCAGTAGCCGACCTCGGATTTCAAACCGGTCCCTTCGCGAATGGATGCGGCGACCCCCGTTACGTAATCGATCGCCATCGCTAGTAAGAAAAAGCCGAGCAAATCCGTCCACCCCCCATATGCATAGCTGATAAACGCACCGAATAGGCCGGCTGCCGTGTTAAATAACGTTTGCTTCATTAATAGATCGCTCCTCTGCGGCACCAACCGCTTTAATTAAATAAGGTGACAGCCATAAGTCCGCTGGACTGACGTCACCTGTCGTTTGGTTAACGATGTTAAGGCCCGTTTCCGCTAACGTTGCGGCTACGATTTCCTCTGAGCAGATAAAGCGCCGCTTATCGTCATAGAACACGTTTATACCGAATTTTAGGCGCAAAAAAAGCGCGGCAATTTCGCCCCACCCGTAGCCTGCGCCCTCAGTCGCCAATATTCGTTTAAGTATCGCGCGCCTTGTTTCTAGCGGAAGGTCGAGCCGCTTAATATCATAGTCCGAAAGTTCCGAAAGGTCCGCTAATCCTGCCGTCCTATTCGCGTTTGCTTCAAAGATAACATTGCCGTCAATATAGTAAGCAACGTGTGAGTACGGTGATTTCGTAACCCAACGAACTAGCCATCCGAATAAGGACGGTCGTTTCCGTTTCTTAACGAAAATCACATCGCAAGCTTCGAATTTCACCATACAATCGCGTCTATTTCTTCCGTTGATTGGGCAGCTAGTACAGCGGCTTTGAGCGTCCAGAAGTGTCCGATTAATGCGTTCTTATGCGCAAGTCCATCCGCGAATACCGTCTTAAATTGCGCGACCGTATGGGATTCCGGAAGGCCAGACGCTTTCCAAACGATAGCTCCCGTTACAATGCCGGCCGTGATCGCGTTGAGCATACCGCCGAGATTAATCTGAGCATCATAGTCGAAATCGTACGTGTGTGGTGAGCCAAGCGCGTTTGACGTGAAGCCTGCGAGAATGGCGGCGTTACAGGCAACGTTGAGTTCCGCGAGTTTTGCGTCTTGCGGAGACACTGCGGAAGGTGAGTTTACCTCAATAACTTGACCATCCACCCACCTCAATAGGGTGTTTTGTTTTTGATTTCTGATTACCGCAGGAAGCTCGTCTACTAGAATGAATTTAAGTTTAAATGTCTCTGTTTCTTCCTGTGTCGTTTCCTTGTAACCCCTGATTAGATTGTCATCCGTTAAAAATAAAACGTACATCAATATCACCCCACTACATCATATTTCAGTTTAATATTTTGAACTTGTCCGCCTGCATTACCAGTACCAGACCAAGCGTATACATAAATCGGCATTTTTTCGATGATCCTTACATTCTTTGAAACCACTACGAACGAAGCGGAACTGCTAGGCGTATAGTTGAGACCCCCAGGAACAGAGTTAAGAATAGTCCCAATTGGTAAAGACCAATCTAGTGATCCACTCGCGCTCAATTCCAAATTTGACCCTATTCCTTGAAAAACACCTAAAATAATATTCCCCCCTGATGGTGCTTTCACTTCTGCTTCTACTACCAAGTCACCTTTACCTTTTGGTACTAGCTTCGCAATCAACGTTGCTTGTGTACTCGATGCCGGTACCAATGTCTGTAACGGCAAATAGCTTTCTTGAGCCGTATTACTTGCGCCAATCGCATAGTTTCCTGAAATACCCGAAATACTGGAGTAAATCTGAGCCAATCTAGCAAATATAGTGGATGTTCCCGCTGCATCAGTATTAGCACCAATCCGCGTATTTGTCGAACTGATATTAGTATTCGCTGTATTGACGTTCGTGTTTACCGTTCCTATCGTAGTGTTGGCCGAACTAGCGTTAGTGTTAACCGTTCCAAGAACGGAATTTAACTGAGCCAATCGTGCCATGACTGAACCCGTCCCGCTTGCTGCATCGCCCGTTAATCCGAGCAATGTTTCGAGCGTGTCCGTATATCCTTCGACCTGGTCCACGTATGCTGCGATTTGCGCAAGCCTCGCGAATAATGTATTTGTCCCTGAAGCATCCGCATTTGTGCCGATTCTACTTTTAACGTCAACTATTTGAGATAAAGTTACCGGATCAATCGTCATTAAGACACCGCCTTTGTAATCGTTGAAATATTGCCGCTGCCATCGTATGATATCGTACTCGTGACTGTCTCGCCGCCTGCCACTTCCGCTACGGTAGACAAGCGGTCGCTTCCGTCATAAGTCATTGACGTGGTTTTAATAACGGTTGTTCCGTCTTTCTCTTCAATCTTCGTTAACTTTCCGGACGTGTATGTCATTACGGTTGTTCGCGTATCTTTATCGAGCCATGCCGCTTTGTTCTTGACGACGTCCGCATTACTCGCGCCTATATTCTTCGTAGCTGTCTGAACGAATGTAGACACTCCCGATTCAATTGCGTCAATTAACGCTTGCTGATTTACGAGTGTAACAGCGTCCGAAGCTACCGGCCTCGGTAATCCGAGTTTTGGCGTAGTTGTTGCCATCCGTTCCCCTCCGTTATGTTAATGATTCGAATTGTGCCCACGTATAGTTGTTCGCCGACAGCGTCCCCCAGGTAAACGCGTGAGCATCAAGCGCGCTCCATGTCATATACGTAAACGCGAAGTTTATCGCTAAATGCGCCGGCACAATCTCGCGTAACGCCGCTTGAATATCCGCCAAATTTGCCGGTACGCCGTGATTGCTTATAAACGTGATGCTCACCGTATAATGCGCGTTGTCCTCTGTTACTCTGACTTCGCCGTTATCGTAAGCCTCCGCTACATTCTTGATCATCGCAGCATTAACCGTACCAACTCCGCGCAACTTCGATTTGATAACGGAACGCCGCTGTTCGATCGGTTTAAGACCGTCCGTAGGCAAGCCGCAAATACGTTCCCAATTCGCGAGCCCCCACGTTGCCGTATCGACGTAGAACTGCGCGAGAACATCCGCGACATTAGCGTTCAATGATGCAACTTCCGCGCCCTCAACGTTTAACAGGTTTCCAACGATGCGCGATCCTTCGTAGTAATTCGGAAGATAGCCGCTCATTGACTGGCGGATCTCACCGTATAGGCGCAGCGGATTTAATGGCGCTACCATTACGTCACCGTCCCTGCAATCGCAACGCTACCATCCGCGACTGTAATATTCGATGTTCCGCCATTTACCGTTAAGCTTGAGTAATCGATGACCGCATCGACGCCGAGAACGATATTCGCAATCTGCGTATAGCGCACGGTGGAATCCACGAAAGCCAACGATGCCAAGTACGCTGTAAGTGCTGCCGCTATTTGCGCGCGTGCCTCGGCGAGTGTTGAACCGCTTTTTAACGTATAAGTACCGACTACGTTAATCGCGACCTCTGTTGCGCCGACGACGGTAGCAGTTGCGCCGATCGGTTGCTGTGACGCGATATACGTAGTAGCTTCGGTCACTTTCCCCGTCGTCGGAGCCCGTTTATTTCCGTCGAGTAGCACGACTTTGACCGTCCCGGCTCCGGCCCATATCGGATACACCTTCGCGTCAGATATTCCGCTCACTTCTAGCGCCCATTTTCGGTATTGATTCGCGTTGCCGGACGTTGCTGGCTTGCGGACGTCTTCCAGAAAGCGCGCTAAGAGTTCCGCGTCTGTTTCTTCGTTGACACCGCCGGCAAATGAGGCGCTGTTCGTTACCGAAGCGACACCACTCAAATTACCGAATACTAACGCAATAGCACCGGCCGCCACGTTACCGGAAATTCCGCCAACCTGCGCTTCAGCCGCAACCGTAACGGAACCCGACGCGATAGTGCCGGCAGCCTTAGTCACGAATAGAATAGGACTGTTTCCGCCAGTTGAGAGCACCGTACCCGCTGCAATAACTGTTCCGTCGGTCCCTCCGAATCTGACGGAGCCGGCAGCCTTAACCGCGAGTTTACGATAGATTCCGCGCGTACTCGTTTCCATATCGAGGTATGGTCCGTATGTCGTATCGGCAAATCCGAATTTCAGCACGTTATCTAACTCCATATATGCGCGTGCCATTTCGATAGCTGCCGGCGAAAGTAAATCGAACGTCGCCGAGCCTTCGCGCAAATCAAGCGTTTGGTCGCTCGCGCCTAGCATACGTTGTAGGACGGCGGCTTTCGTCTGAGTTTCGTACATTTATAGCGTCACCTCCTGCGTGGCCGATCCGTAGATGGAGTCGACCGTGAATGAAATGTAAAGTCCGTCAATTGAGCGGTTGATACCGAAGCTATGAACGGACTTAATTCGCGCATCATATATCAGAGCGTCCGTAATAACTCGCGGAATCTCAGCGTTAAGTAGCGCCTGTGGAACGTCTTGGCCGACGATATCTTCGAGCTCACATCCGTATTGATTCGTGTACGCTTGGAATCGATAACGCGCCGTCAATATCGCTTTTCGTACAAACTGTTTTATCGCGTCAATCCCGTCAATTCTAGCGGATGATACTTCCTCGCCGTCGAAATCGATCGCGTACGTTTTGGACGGCAAAATAACCGTCGCCACTTCGGTAGCGCGGTCGGTTACAGGCTTTAGCGGACTAAGTGCCATTTATAGGACCACCGCCTTATCCAGAACTACGTATGATTGGCCGCCGTTCATGCTTACGACAATGACGCGATCACCGGCCTCAAGCGGTGATTTAACGGTCATCTCTGCTACAGAACCGCCGTTTATCGTTACCTGGCGCGTGTGTTCTGTTAGATGCTCCGCGATAACGATATCGCCTGCGTCAAGTGTAAGCGCCATATTATCGATCTTAATCGCAATTGCAGGAAGCGCCACTGTTACTGTAGCGAGTTCGATCCGGTCATAATCGTTACGGCCGATCTCTCTTATCGCTTGGACAAGGCGGCTGATTCCCGTTCCTTGAAGCGTGTCATTTTCCATACGTTCAACTCCTAATTCAAGAACGCGAGCGCACCCGTGAACTTGTATGCGTCCGATGATTTCGCTTTAACAACCGGCGGCTCATACTGTAGCTGCGGAAGCTCTTCGTCACCCGATATACCTAGCGTCATCTTATAAGTATCGCCTTCCCACGAATGGGAATCGGTCACAACATAGAATGCGCCGACGATATTCGTTAGTGCTTCCCGCACATAGACCGCCACTCCTGACGTAACACTGGCGTCACCGAGCGCGGTTACATTCGCGTCATCATTAATAACGGACTTTGCTTCGAGCAGCGTCTTCGCTAATTGTTCAAGTTGCGACCGTGTTAAATCGGAATCTGCGCGTTCGAGATGCTGCATAATGCCGAATTTCTTAATGACCGCTTCATCCTTAACCGTAAACTCGATCGGTTTTTTTTCTTCGTCGCCGCCCATAACCCTGATTTGATTGCGCATATCCTCGATAGATAACGCGTAAGAAGCGTCGAGTATATTCGTAGAATCGTCAAGTATGAATCCGACGACTTTTTCACCGCGTTCTATAACGTTAAGGAGTCCGTTTGCAGACTGTACCCAAAACCGACGCCCCGTTTGTTTCCGCGTCTCAGTTAATGCGGTCGTTATCATATCCCACAACGACATATCACGGAGAACAAGCTTCGGAATTACGTATCCGGTGTCTGTAATGTCTCCGATATCAATGCCGAAGTCATCGCACAGTTCCCGCACAATAGCGGAAGCCTTCATATTCGTGAACTTACGCGTATCGATTGACTTCGTTAAATAGACCGCCTCATCATACGCTGTAATCTGCATAGAGCCGCCCGCATTAACGGAATGGGAGAAAATGACTCCGCGGAATATCTCTACGTTATCAGAAAGAAGTAGCAATTGCTTACCGAGTTCGACCGTTAACGCTTGGCTGTTTCCGTCTATCGTGTTCTTAATCGCGATATCAAGTTTACGGTAGGCTTGCGTAATATCGCCGGACCAGTTAACGGATGTGACTAGCGGGTCAATAATCGTATCTTCGTAGATTACGGAAATTGTCACGGTATCGATAACACCTGCCCAGCGTATATCAAATTCGGATTCCGACCGATAGTCACTTTATTCGCGTCATAAATCTCAGGCCAACGGTCTCCGTCGACATAGACTATGTGCGCGATTTTCGTAAGATTGTCGCCTTCCTTTACCGTATAAGACGATACTAATGGGACCGCCACTCCGACGCGCGTTTCTTGTCCGGAAACATATGCGGAGGCCATTAAAACGCCATCCGCCGCTTTCTCCGTAACCGACTTAAGCTCAGTAAAACGGTACGCTTTGAGCGAAATACTGTAGAATATGTCTCCGACGTGGCCGGCGCGAGCCTCATACGTAAAGGAGCGCACCGTTACTGGTATGTTTACGGAACCCGTTATCGTCAATCGAATAGGACGCCGCGTCTCGATCCAACTTTCAATTAAGTTAACGGCGTCTTGCGGACTCGGAATATCGGAATACTCGCAATAAGACGAGTTATAATCACGCGGAAAAAACGAAGAAAACGAATATTCCCGTAGCCGATCCGATCCGATTACGGTCAACTCGCCTAATTGCGTCGTCATTACGTCATCATATCCGTGTGTTTTAGCAATGCGGACAGATTCGGGATTGACCGGAAGGCGTAGCATTTCAGCACCGTTATTGTACGTCAGCCAAAATTGGAGTTCGTTTATCATCGCGCTACCGCCCCTCTCGCTTCCCACGCTTGAGTCGCGAGTGCTTTCGCAATAGCGTCGATATCGTTGTCGGAACGAACATTAAACGTGTTCCCTGTAACGAGGACACTGCTACCCGATCCGTTACCCATTCGACGCTTATCTGCGTCAGTTTTCGTCAATACTTCCTCGTCTACATGTAAACGCGCAGTGTAACCGTTGTAAGGTACGCGCGATAATCCGCCAGCGTGTCCGTTAGGGACTTGCGGACCTTGCGTAGGATTTGCTTTCTTATAATCGAGTAGTGCTTTACCTCCGAGCACTTTACCGTTCTCATCGCGAATGACTTCTGGATGGAGCAGTCTATTAAGCGGAGCGAGGAAGTTTTCGATTCCGGCAGACGCGCCTTTTTCCTTAAACACCGCCGCATCCGATTGAATATCGTTCGAAATTTGTCTAACTGCGCCGATGCTTCCAGAACCGATCGCTATTGCAGCCGCGGCTTTTACCGCTGGACCACCAGGCGTTGCAATATACGTCATTAACGCAGCCATTTTCGGATTCTCATTTGCGAATTGCTCAAGTCCTGATAGCATCCCGCTCGCAAGTGATTTACCTAAGTTTACACCAACCGCTCCGAGCTTCTCACTAGAGTTAGATAGCGCTGTGCTAACGAACCCGATTAGTGCGCTTGTTGCATTCTCGATTTGTTTTGATCCGCCATTGTTGTACCAGAAATCAAATGTCTTTTTTAAGTCGCTAATGACGAATTCAAACTTTTGCTGAAACGTACCCAGATCGCGAAACGACTGATTATCGATAAAGTGCTCCTTTAGGTAACGTTTAGCCCCGTCAGCCATACGCTCCATCGCCGCTGTAATCTGCGGTGTCTTAGCGTTTACGTAATCACCAAGCGCGTTAAATGTCGCCTTGATCGCGGGGAGTAACGGCTTGACCGCCTGTATCTGCAACGTCTCTATCGCGCCTTTAAACTGCTCAATAGCTCCTCTTCCGTTGTCCATTTTCTCCTTTGCGACCCTATACGCCGTTACGTTACTCATTTCGTCATAGAACTTCCTAACGCCATCCGCGCCTTCTTCGTAAAGGATGTTACCGGCTCGAATCGCATCTGTACCGAACATCGCTTCCAACGCCGCTTGGCGCTGCATATCATTCATACTTCCGAGTGACTTACGCAAAGTATCCGCCACATTTGCTAGTGATTCGA
Above is a genomic segment from Paenibacillus sp. HWE-109 containing:
- a CDS encoding DUF2577 domain-containing protein — translated: MENDTLQGTGISRLVQAIREIGRNDYDRIELATVTVALPAIAIKIDNMALTLDAGDIVIAEHLTEHTRQVTINGGSVAEMTVKSPLEAGDRVIVVSMNGGQSYVVLDKAVVL
- a CDS encoding XkdQ/YqbQ family protein, giving the protein MTISVIYEDTIIDPLVTSVNWSGDITQAYRKLDIAIKNTIDGNSQALTVELGKQLLLLSDNVEIFRGVIFSHSVNAGGSMQITAYDEAVYLTKSIDTRKFTNMKASAIVRELCDDFGIDIGDITDTGYVIPKLVLRDMSLWDMITTALTETRKQTGRRFWVQSANGLLNVIERGEKVVGFILDDSTNILDASYALSIEDMRNQIRVMGGDEEKKPIEFTVKDEAVIKKFGIMQHLERADSDLTRSQLEQLAKTLLEAKSVINDDANVTALGDASVTSGVAVYVREALTNIVGAFYVVTDSHSWEGDTYKMTLGISGDEELPQLQYEPPVVKAKSSDAYKFTGALAFLN
- a CDS encoding LysM peptidoglycan-binding domain-containing protein, coding for MINELQFWLTYNNGAEMLRLPVNPESVRIAKTHGYDDVMTTQLGELTVIGSDRLREYSFSSFFPRDYNSSYCEYSDIPSPQDAVNLIESWIETRRPIRLTITGSVNIPVTVRSFTYEARAGHVGDIFYSISLKAYRFTELKSVTEKAADGVLMASAYVSGQETRVGVAVPLVSSYTVKEGDNLTKIAHIVYVDGDRWPEIYDANKVTIGRNPNLIYAGQVLSIP
- a CDS encoding phage tail tape measure protein, with translation MRAMNSMGAMAAKITGVSAAVGLLTSGLGVAAIATKSFSKALDFEAELSTIKALTGATADEMKQMEDLALSMGAKTKYSALEAASGIEELLKAGLSPATVKAGGLEAALNLATAGGLGLAEAAETMSTALNAFKKDGMTAARASDLLAGTANASATGVQDLRQSLAAVSSVAAGIGMNFEDTNIAMGLFANNGIKGSDAGTSLKTMLQNLQPGTKEQIALFNKLGITTNGTGNKFFTASGKIESLANVADTLRKSLGSMNDMQRQAALEAMFGTDAIRAGNILYEEGADGVRKFYDEMSNVTAYRVAKEKMDNGRGAIEQFKGAIETLQIQAVKPLLPAIKATFNALGDYVNAKTPQITAAMERMADGAKRYLKEHFIDNQSFRDLGTFQQKFEFVISDLKKTFDFWYNNGGSKQIENATSALIGFVSTALSNSSEKLGAVGVNLGKSLASGMLSGLEQFANENPKMAALMTYIATPGGPAVKAAAAIAIGSGSIGAVRQISNDIQSDAAVFKEKGASAGIENFLAPLNRLLHPEVIRDENGKVLGGKALLDYKKANPTQGPQVPNGHAGGLSRVPYNGYTARLHVDEEVLTKTDADKRRMGNGSGSSVLVTGNTFNVRSDNDIDAIAKALATQAWEARGAVAR